In Gallaecimonas pentaromativorans, a single window of DNA contains:
- the msbA gene encoding lipid A export permease/ATP-binding protein MsbA: MLDTNSSRVDTYKRLLKYAVPFRLGLALAIVGMVANAGFEALFARLMGPFLDTSFGTGQAPADGGAMSPAGDMFMLAPIVVIVLFIARGITSFMADYGLAWVGRHVVKSLRQELFEKIIRFPIKEFDQTTPGTLISKITFDVELVANSVTKALLILVRESAYVLFLVYTMFSYSWQLTLVFFLVIPPIAFSVKFVSRRFRKLGLQIQAAMGRVTAKSEQMVSGNKVMKLFGSEGMEAKRFGDINNHNRQQNMKVLATQGSSDAFIQLLAGIGLALVLYIAGTLAHSGELTVGAFVGLVTTMLMMMRPIKRLTNVNSEMQRGIAAADSIFQVLDKAVEVDDGTLTLAARAKGNIAFKDVTFSYPTKEEPALKNVSFEVPAGKTIALVGRSGSGKTTISSLLTRFYDIDSGCICLDGNDLRQYRLHDLRRQFAVVSQQVYLFNDTIAANIAYGLEGDVSREAIIQAATTAHAMEFIERLPEGLDTVIGENGVMLSGGQRQRIAIARALLRDAPLLILDEATSALDTESERHIQAGLEALQKNRTSLVIAHRLSTIENADQILVLDHGEILEQGTHSELLERDGNYAGLYKMQFGN, translated from the coding sequence ATGTTAGATACAAATTCTTCCCGAGTGGATACCTACAAGCGGCTGCTGAAATACGCCGTGCCTTTTCGCCTGGGCCTGGCTCTGGCCATTGTGGGTATGGTGGCCAACGCCGGTTTTGAAGCCCTCTTTGCACGCCTGATGGGGCCCTTTTTGGATACCTCTTTTGGTACCGGCCAGGCGCCGGCAGACGGCGGGGCCATGAGCCCGGCGGGCGATATGTTCATGCTGGCGCCCATTGTGGTGATTGTGCTGTTCATTGCCCGTGGCATCACCTCCTTTATGGCCGACTATGGTTTGGCCTGGGTGGGGCGCCATGTGGTTAAATCCTTGCGCCAGGAACTCTTTGAAAAAATTATCCGTTTTCCCATCAAAGAATTTGATCAGACCACCCCTGGCACCCTTATTTCGAAGATCACCTTTGATGTGGAGCTGGTGGCCAACTCGGTGACCAAAGCGCTGCTTATCTTGGTGCGCGAAAGCGCCTATGTGTTGTTCCTGGTCTACACCATGTTCAGCTACAGCTGGCAGCTGACCCTGGTGTTCTTTTTGGTGATCCCCCCCATCGCCTTTTCGGTGAAGTTTGTGTCTCGCCGCTTTCGAAAGCTCGGTTTGCAAATTCAGGCCGCCATGGGCCGGGTGACCGCCAAATCGGAACAGATGGTCAGCGGTAACAAGGTGATGAAGCTGTTTGGCTCTGAAGGGATGGAAGCCAAGCGCTTTGGCGACATCAACAACCACAATCGTCAGCAAAACATGAAGGTGCTGGCCACCCAAGGCAGCTCCGATGCCTTTATCCAATTGCTGGCCGGTATCGGCCTGGCGCTGGTGTTGTACATTGCCGGCACCCTTGCCCATTCTGGCGAGTTGACCGTCGGCGCCTTTGTGGGCCTGGTGACCACCATGCTGATGATGATGCGCCCAATAAAGCGCCTGACTAACGTTAACTCCGAGATGCAGCGGGGCATTGCCGCCGCTGACTCCATCTTCCAGGTGCTGGACAAAGCCGTGGAAGTGGACGACGGCACCTTAACTCTTGCCGCGCGTGCCAAGGGCAACATCGCTTTTAAAGACGTCACCTTCAGCTACCCCACCAAGGAAGAGCCGGCCCTTAAGAACGTCAGTTTCGAGGTACCGGCTGGCAAAACCATTGCCCTGGTGGGGCGTTCGGGTTCCGGCAAAACCACCATCAGCTCCTTGCTGACCCGTTTTTACGACATCGACAGCGGCTGTATTTGCCTTGACGGTAACGATCTTCGCCAATACCGGCTGCACGACCTTCGCCGCCAGTTCGCGGTGGTGAGCCAGCAGGTGTACCTCTTTAACGACACCATCGCCGCCAACATCGCCTATGGCCTGGAAGGAGACGTGAGCCGCGAGGCCATCATCCAAGCTGCCACCACTGCCCACGCCATGGAGTTTATCGAGCGCCTGCCTGAAGGCCTGGATACCGTGATTGGCGAGAACGGTGTGATGCTCTCGGGCGGCCAGCGCCAGCGTATTGCCATTGCCCGCGCTTTGCTGCGCGACGCGCCGCTGCTGATTTTGGACGAAGCCACCTCGGCTCTTGATACCGAGTCAGAGCGCCATATCCAGGCGGGCCTGGAAGCGCTGCAAAAAAACCGCACCTCGCTGGTGATTGCCCA